The DNA window tGTAACCTGCTAAAACACATCTGTGATCTCTGATAGTCTCGGACACGTAACGGACTTCATTGGGATTAGTCTTAAATCTTCATCTGTGTCTAAatgttatttactgtttatttttctgttgtacTTTTTGTAACACTTTGTAGAAGTTACACATATAGATGTGATAATCAAATGTTGAAATATTTAGCCATCTCGAAAATTTTTAGGTGTCAAAAAAAGTCCAAGCAGAATACAGAGGTCATGTTATTAGTAGATATTTTATTAAGCTGTACCAAATTGTTAACTTTAATTATTAGTGGGTTAATGTTGGCTTTTGCAGTGATTACATATCACATCTATGAGCTCACTGAAGTAATGCAGAGTAAATAATCTTAAGGAATGATGTATCCAGTAGTCATGGAGTCACTCAgttgtcagtcagctgtatggtctggtctctATAAGCAATGAGGTCTGCGCTGAACTCAGAGCTTACGATGACCTATTAGCTCCTCGGGTGCTTTCGGCTGCTCTATTAtatactgttgtagaaaggacattatttacgtttacactatttactatagagtgtcacccaaatgaggatgaggttcccttctgagcctgtgttcctctcaaggtttcgacctcatatcctctcagggagttgttccttgctcattagggatggggataaatatatagtatcatttttgtttattaattacttttaaactttaattgtatatattcatttatttattttgatccttatttcttcttctttctctctcttctgtttccacgcttctgtaaagctgctttgagacaatggggaATTGTTAGAAgaactatagaaataaattaaattgaattgaatggaatGGAGATgaaccacacactcactttaaCCTACTGCTGTAAGATTTAGCATCACTGTCTCCAGCACACGCGCCTCTTCCACCAGCAGCAGTGAGCACCGAGTCCTGTTTATAAAAGTAAACACATTGACAGGAGCCACTTCTTAAGGGACCACGAAATTTTACACATCACCACCTGGGCGGAAAAAAAGCTTCCCAAATCCTTCATATTTGAACATTTACATATTTCAAAAGACATTTCATATCAATGACAATTACCTGATGATTATATCTGATGTTTATCAAGCTAGAATAGGTAGTAAAACAGAAAAGTAGTCATGCAGTATCCTAAAGTGTGCAGCAATAAATATCGACGGCGGAATTTTCCGGAGCATGAATGCTCAGACGTAACTTCCGGTTCCTGTGCGTCAAAATAAGAGACATCATTTTCAGAGCCCATTCTTTCGACTAAAATGCATTAggtttaagtgttttatttaaaaaggaatttgtttttcctttagcACTAAGCAGTCTGGTAATTGACACATGATTAATTAAATATCtataaacataaacagcataaacataaacaaataccTGAGCTTAAATCCCTTAAATATTTGTAGCACAACTGCTTCTATGGTTCTGCTCATAAATTGCACATAcagcaattaatttttttattttttttatttttgcttatcCAAACCTTTTATTAGAGAAGCCCATAATCGACATTtataatatgattataaaataatatacgaTACAATTTAGACAACTGACAAATCAGCCTGTCGTGTAGCAGCGACACCACACTGCTACTTTCATTTCACTTCAAAGGCTtctgttaatgttcatgttaaaaatcagaatggggaaaaattGATCTTGGTGACTAACTGTGGCATGGATGTTGTGGAAGgatggactgtttttttttttgttttttttgctgtgacAAGGCACAAAAACAACACGTCGATCACAACTGTAGCGAAAGATAAACAATTTCTAGATTTATTAATGACAAAATTTCCCCCACTTTTACAATTTAGAATACAGTTTTTAAAACTCCATTAAATGAGTATACGGTCCATTTGTATCCAGTTTCAGGACTTGTCTGTTGCCATACGTCCCGTGTTTGACTTCTGCACCGGCTTCTGCACACTTGGAGGCTGAGCTCAGCTCCTTTTCACAGTGACTGACAAAACTGGCATAGAGCTTCTGGCCATCCTCTTTACCGATGTTGTTGTGGTACTGCATGCTCTTTCCCTTCGCTTTGCCTCCCAATGTTGCTTGAGGTACAATAAGGATGCTGCCAGGCAAATCAACAACAGAGGTGTATTTCCCAGATTCAGTCTCGCACAGCTTTACGTTCAGGAGGGTGTTCACTTTGAAGAGCAGGAAAAgactagattaaaaaaatacttttttgtaataataataaaaaatattaataataattgtatttaaatctgtaataattgataattattacattttagtgTAATCATTCAAGcaaaagacaacacaatacCCATTTT is part of the Tachysurus fulvidraco isolate hzauxx_2018 chromosome 12, HZAU_PFXX_2.0, whole genome shotgun sequence genome and encodes:
- the LOC113659818 gene encoding D-aminoacyl-tRNA deacylase 2-like — translated: MCLSVDVFFLVIIGFVDADFFNVWTMANGPTVKARVLLQQCLYAKLQVKPADEESEVEWAEINRGMVIYICFFKGAAEDMIPKMVNTLLNVKLCETESGKYTSVVDLPGSILIVPQATLGGKAKGKSMQYHNNIGKEDGQKLYASFVSHCEKELSSASKCAEAGAEVKHGTYGNRQVLKLDTNGPYTHLMEF